A single Anopheles arabiensis isolate DONGOLA chromosome X, AaraD3, whole genome shotgun sequence DNA region contains:
- the LOC120906374 gene encoding anaphase-promoting complex subunit 1, giving the protein MITATEPLEYFPRGRLVVENHPGPNVDEELPVAGQHPSELLLLQRLQNVNISLDEREPAEFYRLRELPLGRPTTVTAGRDVTPPYVCTEEELYVCGPTAVWTRCISNEPDGLPQKTFTCDTPIRFAFFCPRRFVRPDTASPSAPDPPESAICLIEKDTLHVFLDGGDTYKAMLQCPVSAVWMMPDGIMLEQQTDSTQAAAAAPAWSESVPWPRLFTLTFPLEEMKPVLLLTGLNYGFLHQPDYRVVFTSEQVALVLLYVEPTGKHVIYKLRLTEEDDLPEARYAPCAPDTADSEASYAHQQTVDASGLYHGSVAGTSTIGGGLAGASKLGASASVSSRFGSFQLPNNPFSEQASRLAEDVLSGLDRQGLAPEQQEPRSEPLAPQYCLEHVWTVGGNGAGGPGGNPPGSTWSATDGEMATGAFLHTDLVGNTYICFLQARACRLTLVQYSPTALNVLGISTLPARSAVSLEQVNLIVLLDPTGRLVLYSGCIAVGKLHLNGLPSSSCFRAHVTGAASGPGTAPPPPPTRPPFVPKRPSALSNSKLDPASSTGQEGFPRRSTLLPNVSPGHGKFEEELHLLSPVRPVPLTGTCPSGSKYVLRTDHSPIVALRDATGSRFTLVFGNERLVRLSLAPLAESHLVRSCLAVLRHALPTTTMHELLIHWYSTRNVPGSHAGLSAHQEWDLFRTLLFTMMGRPVGPPDADDRAADATGQPAGSGSCPCAEEPKKRRRGDATHGQPADWEFLVRHATDRPAEGVAEQPGGRRPYQRRELNSLYPHIPDFLQMLHLLYEDFKLNVCRADELRRLADFLYCLAADAQLAVYQLHYLVDFPELFDRYRRHGSCLIEEPALFGRLGESLALPPAIFRYLERLLAGGCKGADAPFPHWPGINDLSYDMLTLVAYIYRVPSAQRWVRQHLASVLSEEFFTRQRTRPLALQATNAAFERTGDTVLAFLVERGYTRDQLEQLPIALRYLVLNYLEGCRQYLSHGLQAVYYELLLRPELRAHGLASGLPEWVPDVRAPEPTERGNRRAATPQYDEIASWQHEMSEIEVVGAGSAGPTGGTTAAGIASTGSGTSAAPKEDGLRAGQPTQDEDGMGGMDGEVLQLRFPDDRRIEDVRSYLNSAARIQINLPQSATTPDHEFLEEQERRLYMLCLRTMALPVGRGMLTVCSSRPSETETVRVPRLCLSGRDVTRGTTIEIQQIEVPANMSLWPAFHNGVAAGLRIYPDTPNLTSTWITNNRQGGGRSTLLPAGTDTSTEHGGFLMALGLTGHLRKLSLYSIFDYMLRSDEMVRLGLMVGLSAAYRGTSDLTITRLLAVHVEALLPPTAVELDISQNLQVAALFGVGLLYQGTAKRHMVEVLLQEIGRPPGPEMENYVERESYALSAGLALGLVTLGLGDCSSSLHDLALPDTLYYYMNGGNRRLMVGAQKEKYRLPSFQIKEGPTVNVDVTAPGATLALGLMYFATGNEPIARLLEPPNTLYILQHLRPDLLQLRTVARHLIHWHRIEPTCGWVEQQLPDLLRQNISLTCDAPQQQQQQPQDDAMGAAETAEESDTPGDGGGAGGPAFSQRLSKFEQVLYSQAYCSVVCGSAVAIGLRYAGTASETAVETLDHYLQYFIEQGVRLHKGSAEPPTSLARLVGSQVIENCTMMLLLALSLVLAGTGSLRVLRPIRMLRSRIGFQHVTYGSHMAVHMALGFLFLGAGRFTLSRSPEAIAALVCAIFPKFPTYSNDNRYHLQAFRHLYVLAIEPRIFLPRSIDTGRLSLCRIRYAAVGREHQPVEQFAPCLLPELGTLAWLEVCDENFWHFRFDRRHNWQILESIFKKNERVDVKQRTGCLTYQEDPTRLITSQLNAFSQPNHSRWHFEPLNLLQLADQPDVINTTRTLLLQPDRPALRWPIEPAGHSDELRHSVLLYARLVADSVMGDRLHGLPILLGLTQILQDDKCRTNKSLDAWQLRLLRAALEKQAWPHRAPDARCLVASNLLQSLLKRIWQRCDEQRARYRTIIRQYLQLGDDDDSDAGQPQQKEERRGVDPERRREQLRVLVKLIVLYELPYDRLLQGGLE; this is encoded by the exons ATGATTACCGCCACGGAACCGTTG GAATACTTTCCACGAGGCCGTCTGGTGGTGGAAAATCATCCGGGGCCGAACGTGGACGAGGAGCTGCCGGTGGCCGGCCAGCACCCGagcgaactgctgctgctgcagcgcctGCAAAACGTGAACATCTCGCTCGACGAGCGGGAACCGGCCGAGTTCTATCGGCTGCGCGAGCTGCCCCTCGGCCGACCGACCACGGTCACCGCGGGCCGCGATGTGACGCCGCCGTACGTGTGCACCGAGGAGGAGCTGTACGTGTGCGGCCCGACCGCCGTGTGGACGCGCTGCATCAGCAACGAGCCGGACGGGCTGCCGCAGAAAACGTTCACCTGCGACACGCCGATCCGGTTCGCGTTCTTCTGCCCGCGCCGGTTCGTCCGGCCCGACACGGCATCGCCGAGCGCGCCCGATCCGCCCGAGAGCGCCATCTGTCTGATCGAGAAGGACACGCTGCACGTGTTTCTGGACGGGGGCGACACGTACAAGGCGATGCTGCAGTGCCCGGTGTCGGCGGTGTGGATGATGCCGGACGGCATCATGCTCGAGCAGCAGACCGACAGCAcgcaggcggcggcggcggcgccgGCGTGGAGCGAATCCGTCCCGTGGCCCCGTCTCTTCACGCTCACCTTCCCGCTGGAGGAGATGaagccggtgctgctgctgaccgggCTGAACTATGGCTTCCTGCATCAGCCCGACTATCGGGTGGTGTTTACGAGCGAGCAGGTcgcgctggtgctgctgtacgTGGAGCCGACCGGCAAGCACGTCATCTACAAGCTGCGGCTAACCGAGGAGGACGATCTGCCCGAGGCGCGGTACGCACCGTGCGCGCCCGACACGGCCGACTCGGAGGCCAGCTACGCCCATCAGCAGACCGTTGACGCCAGCGGGCTGTACCACGGTTCGGTCGCTGGCACTAGCACTATCGGCGGGGGCCTTGCCGGCGCCTCCAAGCTCGGTGCCAGCGCATCCGTCTCGTCCCGGTTCGGGTCGTTCCAGCTGCCGAACAATCCGTTCTCCGAGCAGGCGTCCCGGCTCGCCGAAGACGTCCTGTCCGGGCTGGACCGGCAAGGTCTCGCGCCGGAGCAGCAGGAACCGCGCAGCGAACCGCTCGCACCCCAGTACTGCCTCGAGCATGTGTGGACCGTCGGTGGCAACGGTGCCGGTGGGCCGGGTGGCAATCCTCCCGGCTCGACGTGGAG CGCTACCGACGGCGAGATGGCGACCGGCGCCTTCCTGCACACCGATCTCGTCGGCAACACGTACATCTGCTTCCTGCAGGCCCGGGCCTGCCGGCTCACGCTGGTCCAGTACAGCCCGACCGCGCTGAACGTGCTCGGCATCAGCACGCTGCCGGCCCGGTCCGCCGTATCCCTCGAGCAGGTCAACCTGATCGTGCTGCTCGACCCGACCGGCCGGCTGGTGCTGTACAGTGGCTGCATCGCCGTCGGCAAGCTGCACCTGAACGGGCtgccgagcagcagctgcttccGCGCGCACGTCACCGGCGCGGCCAGCGGTCCAGGGACggcgccgccaccaccgccaaccCGACCCCCTTTCGTGCCGAAGCGTCCCAGCGCACTCAGCAACAGCAAGCTGGACCCTGCTAGCAGCACCGGACAGGAGGGTTTCCCGCGCCGCAGCACACTGCTACCGAACGTGTCGCCCGGACACGGGAAGTTCGAGGAGGAGCTGCACCTGCTCTCCCCGGTGCGGCCCGTCCCGCTGACCGGCACGTGCCCCTCGGGCAGCAAGTACGTGCTGCGCACCGACCACAGCCCGATCGTGGCGCTGCGCGACGCGACCGGCTCGCGCTTCACGCTCGTGTTCGGCAACGAGCGGCTCGTCCGGCTGTCGCTGGCCCCGCTCGCCGAGTCGCACCTGGTGCGGAGCTGCCTGGCCGTGCTGCGGCACGCCCTCCCGACCACCACCATGCACGAGCTGCTCATCCACTGGTACAGTACGCGCAACGTGCCCGGCTCGCACGCCGGCCTCAGTGCGCACCAGGAGTGGGACCTGTTTCGCACGCTGCTCTTCACGATGATGGGGCGGCCGGTGGGCCCGCCCGATGCGGACGATCGGGCGGCCGACGCAACGGGCCAGCCGGCCGGCTCGGGCAGCTGCCCGTGCGCCGAGGAGCCGAAGAAGCGTCGCCGGGGGGACGCCACCCATGGCCAACCGGCCGACTGGGAGTTTCTGGTGCGGCACGCGACGGACCGGCCGGCCGAGGGTGTGGCGGAGCAGCCCGGCGGCCGCCGTCCATACCAGCGGCGCGAGCTGAACAGTCTCTATCCGCATATTCCCGACTTTCTGCAGATGCTGCACCTGCTGTACGAAGACTTCAAGCTGAACGTGTGCCGGGCGGACGAGCTGCGCCGGCTCGCCGACTTCCTCTACTGTCTCGCGGCGGACGCCCAGCTCGCCGTGTACCAGCTGCACTATCTGGTCGACTTTCCCGAGCTGTTCGACCGGTACCGGCGGCACGGCAGCTGCCTGATCGAGGAGCCGGCCCTGTTCGGCCGGCTGGGCGAATCGCTCGCCCTGCCGCCAGCCATCTTTCGCTACCTGGAGCGGCTGCTGGCAGGAGGGTGCAAGGGTGCGGACGCACCGTTCCCGCACTGGCCCGGCATCAACGATCTCAGCTACGACATGCTGACGCTCGTCGCGTACATCTACCGCGTGCCGAGCGCGCAGCGCTGGGTGCGCCAGCATCTCGCGTCGGTCCTTTCGGAGGAGTTTTTCACCCGGCAGCGCACCCGCCCCCTTGCACTGCAGGCGACGAACGCCGCGTTCGAGCGGACGGGCGACACCGTGCTGGCGTTTCTGGTCGAGCGCGGCTACACCCGGGACCAGCTGGAGCAGCTGCCGATCGCGCTGCGCTACCTCGTGCTGAACTACCTCGAGGGCTGCCGGCAGTACCTGTCGCACGGGCTGCAGGCCGTCTActacgagctgctgctgcggccggAGCTGCGCGCCCACGGGCTGGCGAGCGGGCTGCCCGAGTGGGTGCCGGACGTGCGGGCGCCCGAGCCCACCGAGCGTGGCAACCGACGGGCGGCGACGCCCCAGTACGACGAGATCGCCAGCTGGCAGCACGAGATGAGCGAAATCGAGGTGGTCGGGGCGGGATCGGCCGGGCCGACCGGCGGCACCACTGCCGCCGGGATCGCGTCGACCGGCAGCGGCACGTCGGCCGCCCCGAAGGAGGACGGGCTGCGGGCGGGCCAGCCCACCCAGGACGAGGACGGCATGGGCGGGATGGACGGGGAGGTGCTGCAGCTGCGCTTTCCGGACGATCGGCGCATCGAGGACGTGCGCAGCTACCTGAACAGTGCCGCCCGCATCCAGATCAATCTGCCCCAGTCGGCGACCACGCCCGACCACGAGTTCCTGGAGGAGCAGGAGCGCCGGCTGTACATGCTCTGCCTGCGCACGATGGCGCTGCCGGTCGGGCGGGGCATGCTGACCGTCTGCTCGAGCCGGCCGAGCGAGACGGAAACGGTGCGCGTGCCGCGCCTCTGCCTGTCCGGGCGGGATGTCACCCGTGGCACCACGATCGAGATCCAGCAGATCGAAGTGCCGGCCAACATGAGCCTCTGGCCCGCGTTTCACAACGGCGTCGCGGCCGGGCTGCGCATTTACCCCGACACGCCCAACCTCACCTCCACCTGGATCACGAACAATCGGCAGGGCGGAGGGAGAAGCACGCTGCTGCCGGCCGGCACGGACACCTCCACCGAGCACGGCGGGTTTCTGATGGCCCTCGGGCTGACCGGCCACCTGCGCAAGCTGTCGCTGTACAGCATCTTCGACTACATGCTGCGCTCAGACGAGATGGTGCGGCTCGGGCTGATGGTGGGGCTGTCCGCGGCGTACCGCGGCACCTCCGACCTCACCATCACCCGGCTGCTGGCGGTGCACGTCGAGGCGCTGCTGCCCCCGACCGCGGTCGAGCTGGACATCTCGCAGAACCTGCAGGTGGCGGCCCTGTTCGGCGTCGGCCTGCTCTACCAGGGCACGGCCAAGCGGCACATGGTCgaggtgctgctgcaggagatTGGCCGCCCGCCCGGCCCGGAGATGGAGAACTACGTCGAGCGGGAGTCGTACGCGCTGTCGGCCGGGCTCGCCCTCGGCCTGGTGACGCTCGGGCTCGGCGACTGCTCCTCGTCGCTGCACGATCTCGCCCTGCCCGACACGCTCTACTACTACATGAACGGGGGCAACCGGCGGCTGATGGTCGGTGCGCAGAAGGAAAAGTACCGGCTGCCCTCGTTCCAGATCAAGGAGGGCCCGACGGTGAACGTGGACGTGACGGCGCCGGGCGCCACGCTCGCCCTCGGCCTGATGTACTTCGCCACCGGGAACGAGCCGATCGCCCGGCTGCTCGAGCCACCGAACACGCTCTACATACTGCAGCATCTGCGGCCCGACCTGCTGCAGCTGCGTACCGTCGCCCGGCACCTCATCCACTGGCATCGGATCGAGCCGACGTGCGGCTGGgtggagcagcagctgccCGACCTGCTGCGGCAGAACATTTCCCTCACGTGCGACGctccacagcagcagcagcagcagccgcaggaCGACGCAATGGGCGCTGCGGAGACGGCGGAGGAGTCGGACACTCCCGGCGATGGTGGCGGCGCTGGTGGACCCGCCTTCTCCCAGCGGCTGTCCAAGTTCGAGCAGGTGCTGTACAGCCAGGCGTACTGTAGCGTGGTGTGCGGGAGTGCGGTCGCGATTGGGCTGCGGTACGCCGGCACCGCCAGCGAGACGGCCGTCGAGACGCTCGACCACTACCTGCAGTACTTCATCGAGCAGGGCGTCCGGCTGCACAAGGGTTCGGCCGAACCGCCCACCAGCCTCGCCCGGCTCGTCGGCAGCCAGGTGATCGAGAACTGcacgatgatgctgctgctcgcccTGTCGCTCGTGCTGGCCGGCACCGGCAGTCTGCGCGTGCTGCGCCCCATCCGCATGCTCCGGTCGCGCATCGGCTTCCAGCACGTGACGTACGGCTCGCACATGGCGGTGCACATGGCGCTTGGGTTTCTGTTTCTGGGCGCGGGCCGGTTCACGCTGTCCCGGTCGCCTGAGGCGATAGCGGCCCTCGTCTGCGCGATCTTCCCCAAGTTCCCCACGTACAGCAACGACAACCGGTACCATCTGCAGGCGTTCCGGCACCTGTACGTGCTCGCGATCGAGCCGCGCATCTTTCTGCCGCGCAGCATCGACACCGGCCGGCTCAGCCTGTGCCGCATCCGGTACGCGGCGGTCGGGCGGGAGCACCAGCCGGTCGAGCAGTTTGCGCCGTGCCTGCTGCCCGAGCTCGGCACGCTCGCCTGGCTCGAGGTGTGCGATGAAAACTTCTGGCACTTCCGGTTCGACCGGCGCCACAACTGGCAGATACTGGA GAGCATCTTCAAGAAGAACGAGCGGGTGGACGTGAAGCAGCGCACCGGTTGCCTCACCTACCAGGAGGATCCGACCCGGCTCATCACCAGCCAGCTAAATGCGTTCAGCCAGCCGAACCACAGCCGGTGGCACTTCGAGCCGCTCAACCTGCTGCAGCTGGCCGACCAGCCGGACGTGATCAACACGACgcgcacgctgctgctgcagccggaCCGGCCCGCCCTCCGGTGGCCGATCGAGCCGGCCGGCCACAGCGACGAGCTGCGCCACAGCGTGCTGCTGTACGCGCGCCTAGTCGCGGACAGTGTGATGGGCGACCGGTTGCACGGGCTGCCGATCTTGCTCGGGCTGACGCAG ATATTGCAAGACGATAAGTGCCGCACGAACAAATCGCTCGACGCCTGGCAGCTGCGGCTGCTCCGGGCGGCACTGGAGAAGCAGGCCTGGCCGCACCGGGCACCGGACGCCCGCTGCCTGGTGGCCAGCAATCTGCTGCAGTCGCTGCTGAAGCGCATCTGGCAGCGGTGCGACGAGCAGCGGGCCCGCTATCGCACCATCATCCGGCAGTACCTGCAGCtgggcgacgacgacgacagcgacgCTGGCCAGCCGCAGCAGAAGGAGGAACGCCGTGGTGTCGATCCGGAGCGGCGCCGGGAGCAGCTGCGCGTGCTGGTCAAGCTGATCGTGCTGTACGAGCTGCCGTACGACCGGTTGCTGCAGGGCGGGCTGGAATAG
- the LOC120905918 gene encoding uncharacterized protein LOC120905918 — protein MGAASSNPRTLVVNNDSPAGLIDISDDVVQRLKSGLPSKAQGRNGSDSPQQQQQQGGGGDSGAPAGRGPSSYPNPLPPPSVVYQGELPLTSMQVLQEKERELRENDVYWTQRLKALEANLAKTNQVLEKEYSDAVADVKKRFATTAVQQQLPPCQDLKAKVIACYRQNPNETLRCAEEVQQFTDCVNLHRIQLLQQRTAAETPKK, from the exons ATGGGGGCCGCATCCAGCAATCCGCGAACGCTGGTCGTGAACAACGACTCACCCGCCGGCCTCATCGACATCTCCGACGACGTGGTGCAGCGGCTCAAGAGTGGCCTCCCGTCGAAGGCGCAAG GTCGGAACGGGTCGGACtccccgcagcagcagcagcagcagggtggtggtggcgataGCGGCGCGCCGGCCGGTCGTGGGCCCAGCTCCTACCCGAACCCGCTGCCGCCACCGTCCGTGGTGTACCAGGGCGAGCTGCCCCTGACCTCGATGCAGGTGCTGCAGGAGAAGGAGCGGGAGCTGCGCGAGAACGACGTCTACTGGACGCAGCGGCTGAAGGCGCTCGAGGCCAACCTCGCCAAGACGAACCAGGTGCTGGAGAAGGAGTACAGCGATGCG GTGGCGGATGTGAAGAAGCGGTTCGCAACGACCgccgtccagcagcagctgccccCGTGCCAGGACCTGAAGGCGAAGGTGATCGCGTGCTACCGGCAAAACCCGAACGAGACGCTGCGCTGTGCCGAGGAGGTGCAGCAGTTCACCGACTGCGTCAATCTGCACCGCatccagctgctgcagcagcgtaCCGCCGCGGAAACGCCCAAGAAGTAA